cacaagttcaaggatttTACCATGGGATCAGGGCTTTAATAGTGGAGGTCCCAGAGTTCTGCCTGCCCTTCTGCCGTCTTAGGACACAGCTTGAGGTTCAATGTTCAGTGAACAAGGAAATGGATCATACTGGACTGCTTGGCCTAGAACAGAGGGCAGTATCTTGTTCGTAAGCAACAAACAGGTGGCTCTAGAACCTTTTGCTGTAACAGTGCTAGGGGACTCAGACACTAGCTTTCTTATTTTGCCAGTCTGATGGGTGTTATACAGTTCTTCATTGCTGTTTTCATTTGAATGTCTCTGAATACAAGTGaagtcaaaaatttttttctccattaaaaatctgaagatttgggctggggatatggctcaagcggtagcgcgctcacctggcatgcgtgcggcccgggttcgatcctcagcaccacatacaaagatgttgtgtccactgaaaactaaataaataaataaatatttaaaaaattctctctctttctaaaaaagaatcacaacattaaaaaaaatctgaagatttttcttcaatttaaattaaaacactcAAAGCATATTTTCTTATATAGAACTATTGCTTGTAACCCCTCTTTCAGGCTACttatgtaaatgaaaattttaatacagCTTCTCTCATTTTCCATTTCAGAAAGTACAGcattttgggctggagatgtggctcagcggtagcgcgctcgcctggcatgcgtgcggcccgggttcgatcctcagcaccacataccaacaaagatgttgtgtccgccgagaactaaaaaataaatattaaaaattctctctctctctctcctctctcactctctctttaaaaaaaaaaaaaaagaaagtacagcattttaaatgtattcaagatttattattattattattatcagcaAGGATACCtaaataaattcagttttttacATCTTACAGCCTCTTTCCTGATGAGAGCctataaagaaacagaaagagacagaAGCAAGCAAGGTGCAGGGGTGAAGTAAAAAGGGCACTACTCATCTGAGtggccagctttatttataaaggAACTTCCTTTATTCCCAGAAGCTGAGTGTCTGAGACTAAGATGGAAGCTGATAAGACCCTAGAATAGAGCCTCCTCACCAAGGACAGCAGCTAGGCATTGAGCATGTATTAGTTATCTGACTAGTTTCAGGGAGAAACTGTAGAATATTCCAAGTGTGGAGAACAGGGTGCCCATTACCCTCCGGGAGTTGGCTCACCAGAGGAATGCTCCCTTGCGTGTTTCCATGGCCCACATCCTTGTAAGAGCCATGGCAGTGGGGAGTGCTTCTGGCAGCTCCCGTGATGAAGCGGAAACCGCCCTGAGCCTGGACTAGAGTGTGTGGTTGTAGCTCTGCTTGCTCCTGTTGAGTGCCTTTCAGGACCTCGGCACTTCTGGGGAGCATCAGAGCCCTGTGAGCATTAGTTTTCAACTCATATTTCCAACATCATTTCTGCCTCCTAGATTGATGCTTCATGGATTCCATGGAGTGTCCAGAATTTGAAGAGAAGTGTGGGGGAGTCTGCCTGGTGGAAAACAAAAGCTAACAGATTGCCAAAGAAATAAGATGAGCTATTTGCCTATGAGATGAGCCATAAAATTGACTTGTTTATGTGTCAGTCATTGAATTGGATAGCTTCCTAAGTCTTAACCAGTGACAAGAGTTAAACCCCAGTTTAGTCTCATCAGAGGACTTGGGTTTGTTTCTCCAGCTCTCCTAACCCAAATCCGGAGAGGAAACTAACGTGTTCTCTGGGGCATCGATCAAGGCACTGTCTCATATCACCTCATTTAACCTCTAAAACATCTCTTAAAGAAAGGGAAAGACCTGTTTTGTAGAAAAAAGGAGAGTAATGATTTGCAATGGCTTTTCTTATTTAACAAGTAGTAGGACCGCTAGAGATGGTACCTCTGACAGGTAGTTCAGGAAAATGGCATTCAAATAATGAAATCCACTGTGAGTGATGGGTTCAGAGCATGCTATCCCAGGATTTGGGGTATTTAAAGTTGCAGGAACTTGAGTAATAGCACATGCAAGAAGGATTTCTGACCTTCCCTTGAAGTCTTAAGTACAGAGGAAAGGAATGACAGAGAGCCACAGGACGCCCTCTGGTGAGCTGGCCTTGGTAACTACCCCCTCTCCCCCAGCATGCAACATTCCAGTTTAACTGCTTTGGGTCCAAATGCAACAGGTTCATTTCATGCTTTGCTGTTCTGCCactgaggcttattttaaaactgatatccccttcccccacctcttttccctcttcccctccctaacCTTGGGGAATCAAGATCACTTTTCTTCCCATCCTAGGCCaggttatctgtccttgagcttATGTACCACAGGAATGAAGTGATTTAGACTTCAGGGATGGCCCCAGGTCTAAGAAATGCTACATGTGAATTATGACCCATGACAAAGAACAGCTtagaatgtagcctttgaatcccCTCTTTAAAAGTCCTGTTTCCCATGacaggcagaatcacagcctctgggctAGAAGtcccctgtatttctcctttgctagcaaagcaataagacttctttttttcttttccttacaatgtgtcctcattattggattggcatgaggacttatatttttttggtagtactcATTGCCTTAACAAGACTGTTCAtacaaaatttacatttaatacaTTTGCATGCTTTTCTCTCATGAATCTTTTGTTACAGAAGCTCTGGCCTATGAATTTAAGTAGAAGGAAGATATTTCTCCTCCCCTGCATTGGTTTAAATTTGTGTGGGATGTAGAAAAAGGAGAACAATGATTTGTAATGGCTTAGTTAACAAGTAGTAGGACCACTAGAGATGGTACCTCTGACACACAGAAATTCTTCAAAAACTGGAGGGTGCAGCCATAATGCCTGGGCCCACCTGCACCAAGAACATTTTGTGTGCCAAGCCCCCCTACCCCTGCCCTACATGAATGAGCTATACCCTAACTGTGTGCCTACCTCACAATGTTCCTTTAATAGATGTGATCGTAAATGTGGGAAAGCTTAAAAGAGACGGGCATGAAACAATTGTTAGCACTAACAGGGCAAGGTCAGAGAGGCTTCCTGCACATGCAGTCTCTTAACTGAGTTAATTCTTAGCCAGTTTCCTTGGAAATAGCAAATTGGTTGATAAGTCAATATGTGTTCACAGGGACATTGATTTCTTGGAGTCTTACTCATTTCTAAGTGAACTGAAAAACATAAAGTAAGGTTTCTTTCTCCTTCAAAGCTGCTAGCCAGAGGTGCTTACCTGCACAGCTGCTCTGCCTGAGAGGCCACAGCTTGCCTCCTCCTCCTGAATTCTTAGTGTGCTAGGCTGGTTTTCAGCCTCTGGATAGCAACACAAATAAATCCTGCAGATtcctgggaaggaaaggagaggtcTGCTGGACCAGACGTCCCTGTAGCCAGGGACCAAGCTGTGGGCCCTCATCCCACCTGGGCTACTTGATTCTTTAGGATGACTCCTGACTCTCCTGTCTCATCAGTTCCTCACTGTGAAACAAATTACTAAAAAGTGTAGCAGCTTAATACAGCAAGTTTACTACCTCTCACCTTCTGAAGATGAGGCACACAGTGGTTTAGCTGTGGGGGTCTAGCTTGGGGTATTTCAGGAAGTGCAGAGTCCACTTGTTGCAGGGGCTATAGTCATCTGGGGCTTGACAGGGGCCAGAAGTGGCTCACTTCCTGGCTATAATTCTTTGCTGACTGTTGAAGGCCTCACTTTCTTACTAGGCAGGCCTCTCCAAGGGGTTGCTGGAGGGTTCTTCCACATGGCCCCTGGGGTCCAGAGCATCTAGACTTAGCCAGTAGGAAGTACAGTGCTTGTCATGATCTAGTCTTTAAGCCGCGcgggactttttttttccttagaagcTCATCTCTAAATTCAGGGTACATGCAGGGGACTGGAATTAGGCTCCAGTTTTTGAAGGAAGGAGCATCAAATGAAACCATAATTTCTAAGTTCACACTTAAGTGTGCATTCCATTTGAAACAGCAGACCTCAGAAGACTCTAAAATCCCAGCCAGGGTCCTTGAAATAGAGCAGGAAGACCTTTGTGTGGGcctgtgtgtctgtcttttcCACTGAAGAAAATCAGGCCTTCTGCCCTGGCTATTGATGTCTTTCCCAGAATGGAATCTTCTGTTTTCCTAAAGCCTTTGGAGGGCTGAGCTGAGCAATCTGTGCCTGAGTGATAGCAAATTAGCAATCCATCCTAGAAATAAAGCAGCGAGCAAAAACAACAAATCTTTGGTCTATAACTTGCATCTtctacagggggaaaaaaaaaaaaagcaaaatgtaacTGTTACCACTTAGCTTCACAGATGTCAGGCAGCACCTGGTCTCCTGGGTTAGGACTTCATGCAAGTCAGTCATGCAAGGGTCCAAGTCTTTAGAAGCTTTCAGTTGCCCCAGGTGAGACAGGTCTGTACCAGGTGGTTTCCACTCTGGCTTCTGCCTGGTAAATCACTAGTGTAGCATCAGGTGATTGGCCTACAGTTAAGATGGCCTAATGCCCCTGAATTGCCTCTCAGGCACATGGCTGCACTACTAGGCTCCTGCAAATAAGACCAAAGGCTAAGGCGCTAACTTTACAACATCACAGTCTTAGCATGGGAATGCACATTTCAGAGCTTTATCCTATGAGGTTATCAGGTGAGTCACTGCCAGACAAAACGTCAGTTCTCGTGGGAACCAGAATGCTCATTTGAACACGACCATGTCCTTCTTTCTGGTGACAGTGGTTCAGCTGGCTCTGCTGAATTCAGGTGTGGTTCTTTCAGGTCAGGAGTGACGATTTAACAATCACAGTACTGGGTAAGAGAATATGAGACCCACCTGTTAGGTAGCTAGTTCAGCCCTGAATGGAAGAGCAGGAAAGGAGTAAAAACCACAGGGAGACTTGTCTGACAGATAAGCACCTGGAAGATGGGGCCTGGAATGTCAAACCTCCCTCACCCACAGTCCCatctcaggcaggaggatttctagtccaagaccagcctcagcaaattatcagagccctaagcaacttagtgacaccatGTCTCAAACTGTAAACTAAaaaagggctgtagctcagtgctaaagtgcccctgggttcaatccccagtaccaaatgaacaaacaaaaaaagctaatTTCAAGATCAAGTTGAAGTGGCACCCggtttctccacagaaaagccgtcttcaccatggctgatttgggGACTGTCAACAAGAGTCTCTGCAAGAGTCccatgtagataaacttcctattttcatgtcaccctgtttactaggccactggccgagaagataccagcactccaggtgctggacacccccttactagtttttcacaaatgtatcagtatagtactttgaagaaatgtgcaaaccaggcctctggccttgagctgggcttcacagagatgtctacatttttaagataagttacaattgggctccatggtaacagctggcagggggaggaaagagtggagaagaagctctccccttctcaggtgttgtccttgaagggttaacttgcccagaacaataaaaggaaaagctgcttttatgtgaacttctgagcccctccccttataCGCTGGGTATAAAATCCTaaaactccctgaacttggggttcaggggattgattgattacagcaaaggctgtaccctctgaacctggctgcaggcAAATAAAACCGTTTCCTGCTAGCTTCATCTTCGAtgcatttgtccctacaacaaagtcacagcctcccaagtagcctgTACCCTCATCACAGAAACCTGACACAAACCCCCATCACCCTGGCAACCAGAACATCAAGACCCTCACACAGAAAGCTTGATGGTAGCTGTTCAAAGGGTAGGTAATAAACTGATTGAAGGGGCAGGAAACTGACAGGGATtctcagttttcttaaaaattccaATTCTGAACATTACACCATCCTATCTTGGAGAAGGTCCATGCAGCTCCCAGGCTGTCAGTCCCAAGTAAAGATGAGGACTTGGGTAGGGTTCTGGAAACCTCTGGGAattcccaataaaactggagggcacCCCATCCCTCTCCTCTCTATAAGGACCACTCTTTAGTCTCGTGCCCGTTATTGAGGTACGTAAAACTTCCTCACTTCATCTCATAAATCCGGGTGGGATGGGTAGGACATTTGGGGGTGCCTGTTTCCTGAAAGGTGCCACCCCCTAACATACCTAACAATCTCACCTCCCAGGAACCTGGAGGGACAGTTGTCCGCCCCCCGACTATGTAGCACTCACAACCCGCAAGATGACCTATTGGCAAAGCCTACCTTGGCGGAGGAAGCAATCATCCTTTGAAAGGACTCCTCAGCGGAGTGCGGTAGTGACTCCTGAAGCTGCGGCCGAGGACTAGCCCAGTTCAGGGGTAGCCTCAGTATTtcagcgagaccctaagcaacttggcaatagctggggatgtgactcagctcCATCTCCAATAGCTCCCCAAACAAAAGAAACCCACTTTCCACAGTTGCCTACGTACTACATACACAGCCTAACTCCAGAGCCAATGTGAAATTGACTCTTACGCCCTTTGGAGTAAGGTTCACCGATTTTAGTAACGAAAAATACCTTGTGGTGCCGAGGATCTTCTCACGTGGGCTACGAGGAAAAGACCAAGCCTAAGTCAAGGTGGAGCAGCACTGTCACTGAGAACTTTGGTGGCTCTGAAAAGAGCCTTTGGGGAGGTGGCTAGGAGCCTTGAGTTCACGCCCTTTCCCCGCGGATGCGGCGCGCCAGCTGGATGTCCTTGGGCATGATGGTGACGCGCTTGGCGTGGATGGCGCACAGGTTGGTGTCCTCGAACAGCCCCACCAGGTAGGCCTCGCAGGCCTCCTGCAGAGCCATGACGGCCGAGCTCTGGAAGCGCAGGTCGGTCTTGAAGTCCTGCGCGATCTCGCGCACCAGGCGCTGGAACGGCAGCTTGCGGATCAGCAGCTCGGTGGACTTCTGGTAGCGGCGGATCTCGCGCAGCGCCACGGTGCCGGGCCGGTAGCGGTGAGGCTTCTTGACGCCGCCGGTGGCCGGGGCGCTCTTGCGGGCGGCCTTGGTGGCCAGCTGCTTGCGCGGGGCCTTGCCGCCGGTGGACTTACGCGCTGTCTGCTTGGTACGAGCCATGAGTAATCACCAGAGCCCTCAGGAAAAAGAACTGAAATGGGGCTGCAAGGACCTGAATTTATACTGACGATCTCATCCTGATTGGTCAGAGCTGTTGCAGCTGTAACTTGATTGGCTTCTAATTCAATCTTTGTTTCTTACCCCCTCCTCCGAGCCGTTTTCCTCTGagccatttttctcttctgagagACTTATTTTGTTTACGGTTTCAAGCAAATAAGATCTAATGAAAATAGAATTGGAATTGGAATTCGTGGGAGTCAGTCTAAACTGTTCTTAAACCAAAGCATTTTTTGAAGCTTTGTTTCCTATTTCAGATAAATTGAAAAAGTTACGAGTAGAATGATGCAATCGTTAGTATATAAAAGTGTTTCATAACTACTTTTAACGATTGTACCAAAGcccgaaaaaaaaaaagtttgaaaacagaTTGGCACAGTGGCTGGCTCCTGGAACATGAAAACTTGTTTGTCTTGCCTGGTGTGGGGAAGTAGTGGTTGGGGCGCGTGGGGCGAAGGGTTAGAAATGTGCTCGACTGTGATACCAATAGTATCTGACATAACTGAGGGTCATGAAGTCAAATGGTTGCTTGGTTCAAGGTTCCCTTACTATCCGCGGAGTGATGTTTGCATTGATGTATACTAAGGTCTTTTACAGTAAATATAAGCAGACCTGAAAGGCCCTTTGTTAGGAAGGAATTCTAGTTGACTATGAGACCATCAAGCTctcctataaaaaaaaatcctgaaaaattaGTCATCTTAACATCACACTCACTGCGGCAAATCACAAAAATGCTTATATAACGACCCGGAAATATTTAGAGCAAGGGGACGATATAGAATGGGAGGGGGGTTCTATTCAAAGTGAATCTTCAAAGCACTCTTCTTGATCTTACTACTCCAATATGCTTAAAACATAACCGTGCACCTCTGACATTCAGAGAATAAAGTGCTGAGTTCTTCCTCAGAAACGGTGGGTGGCTCTGAAAAGAGCCTTTGGTTTTAGGAAGGTTAGGTTATAGGGACTTCACTTTCCCTTGGCCTTGTGGTGGCTCTCGGTCTTCTTGGGCAGCAGCACAGCCTGGATGTTGGGCAAGACACCGCCCTGCGCGATGGTCACTTTGCCCAGCAGCTTGTTGAGCTCCTCATCGTTGCGGATGGCCAGCTGCAGGTGGCGCGGGATGATGCGCGTCTTCTTGTTGTCGCGGGCCGCGTTGCCAGCCAGCTCCAGGATCTCGGCCGTCAGGTACTCGAGCACCGCCGCCAGGTAGACGGGCGCGCCGGCCCCGACCCGCTCGGCATAGTTGCCCTTGCGCAGGAGACGGTGGACTCGCCCTACCGGGAACTGCAGGCCAGCGCGGGAGGAGCGCGTCTTGGCCTTGGCGCGAGCCTTGCCACCCTGCTTGCCGCGTCCAGACATGACGTGTGCGCTCAAACTACACCAAAAACGCGtgtgaaaagaacaaaaaaaccccacacactTTATAGCCACTTTGGGCGCGAAAAAGAAGCTGAGCCATTGGCTGAAGTTGtaagttcattttaaatattgtaaacgCAATTTCTAAAACACGCATTTTGATTGGACAATACCGAGCCGTGAGCTCCATATATCCTCCAATCACAAGTTAGACTCTGCTGCTAGTTGAGTTCTAACTAAGGAGGACTGGACCCGTCTCGTAGTGATTCTCTTTTGGTTGGGTACTTAAGGTTTCCTGTACACGAGCCAGTGGAGTCCACCTCGGTCCCCACGAGGGCTCCAAGGAGGTGCGGAGCAAGGCGCCCAAGTAGGATGGAAAGAATCGCGCACGAGTTCTGGGAGATCCAGGCCACGGTGCGCCTGCCGCTGCCCAAGTACACCACCGCCACGTGGGCTCTCCAATGGCTGCCTGTACAACAAAGGTTCTCTTCAGAGCCAACCACGCTTCCACCGAAAGTAGCAGAtacatatttattgttttgtttccttcagTGAAGCTGGGAAGAATCCGCAGGGGCGGCAGAGCGTAAAAAGCGCTGCAAAGGTCAGGCTTACAGGCAGTGTCAGGTTAGTTTGTGTTCCCTATCGCGTTCGGAAAAAgtattgaagttttcttttctgctACAATAGCCAAAAATCGCTTTTGGCAACGTAATTAATTCACTGAACTCCCGGAAGTAGCAGTACTTGAAAAACCCCGCCAGGGGTTGCAAATTGTCACGGAGTCGTGCTTTTCAAATAAGTTAtttgtgggggctgggattgtggctcagatgtagagtgctcgcctag
Above is a genomic segment from Urocitellus parryii isolate mUroPar1 chromosome 8, mUroPar1.hap1, whole genome shotgun sequence containing:
- the LOC144256526 gene encoding histone H3.1; translated protein: MARTKQTARKSTGGKAPRKQLATKAARKSAPATGGVKKPHRYRPGTVALREIRRYQKSTELLIRKLPFQRLVREIAQDFKTDLRFQSSAVMALQEACEAYLVGLFEDTNLCAIHAKRVTIMPKDIQLARRIRGERA
- the LOC113201012 gene encoding histone H2A type 1, with the translated sequence MSGRGKQGGKARAKAKTRSSRAGLQFPVGRVHRLLRKGNYAERVGAGAPVYLAAVLEYLTAEILELAGNAARDNKKTRIIPRHLQLAIRNDEELNKLLGKVTIAQGGVLPNIQAVLLPKKTESHHKAKGK